Proteins encoded together in one Ipomoea triloba cultivar NCNSP0323 chromosome 4, ASM357664v1 window:
- the LOC116017242 gene encoding uncharacterized protein LOC116017242: MEFDEDMLVKVGLFLLVQALVYFILSKSSAVFSDAPPARSFSFKRARTLSIRRMMAALADLPAGGEPYYPIPPKDFASSSSTSFKDSTDELERNS, from the coding sequence ATGGAGTTTGACGAAGACATGTTGGTGAAGGTGGGGCTCTTCCTCCTAGTTCAAGCTCTGGTTTACTTCATCCTATCCAAGTCTTCCGCCGTCTTCTCCGACGCGCCGCCGGCGAGATCCTTCAGCTTCAAGAGGGCGCGCACCCTCAGCATCCGCCGCATGATGGCGGCGCTCGCCGACTTGCCGGCCGGCGGCGAGCCCTATTATCCTATTCCTCCCAAGGACTTCGCCTCATCATCATCCACATCTTTCAAGGACAGTACTGATGAGCTTGAACGCAATAGTTAA